The window GTGGTATTCCCGATGGCCCAATCAACCAGCATAGGAAGCTTTTCAACGTCAGCCAAGTTTGTGAGATTATCCTTTAGTGGTGttagtgtatttttatttctttggcactaatagttttataaaaaagattttaaaatcagatttttttattttaaaacaaataaaaataaatgaaaaagaaacgAACCGTGAAAATTGATCAAGTAATAATGATTCGAAAATTATTGAAGGCGATGGCTAGCAGACAGAAAATATCTATGATGAAAGTTGCATCCAAGCAAGTCCTCATCTtgacaataaataattaatttgattggCTGCAACTAATACCAGGACCAATTCTTTTctactagtactaatttataCCCTCCAATATCTACGTCTCTTTTCCTCCTCCTTTACGCGGGAAAGCTATATATGTAATAATGCATTATAGAATGGGCTTGGTTCACTTTAGAACTGATATATTGACTAATATGAGAGCTATATCAattttttgatgcatttacatttgtttatattacaaaatatattaattattatcacTAACCTTTATTGATATTCATAAATCAAGTAACTAATTATTACTTCTTCCGTTCCGTAGTAATGGAGgtgtttctttttggcacgaatattaagaaaagttgtgttaggtgagttaagtaaagagagaattaaagtggaaaatgaaaaaggtagagagatgaagagagaaaaaagtaagagagagtaaaataggtgtgaaaaaatgtgttgacttttactgaaaagagaaatgactctatttctatggaacgtaccaaaatggcaaaataaatCTATTACTATTGAACGGGGAGTATTGAGTAagtaattgatatattttgtaatattagttgatagtattaatatatgtatcatcgaattgatataattttcattttaactaaACATATATGTTCTAATATGAACCATCTCCTTTCATACTCTCCTCGTGGCATAGTTGGAAACATTTTtacaattcaataatattgGTCTCATCATCTATTAACATTATTTcatctactttttcttattttttttaactttactaatatacattaaaatttggtGCCGTCCTCAAAGTGCCTATTTCTATTAGACGGACGGAATATGTGATAATGAATCTAGAGCCATAATCTTGggttaataaaatagaagcaTCCAATTGGTCAACTTATTGTAATATGGAATCCGGCCAATCAATTCCTAGCTAACTAACTCATctttttactccctccatccactaATAGAAGGAGAGTTTTGAATCGgtaccaattttaaaatatattataaaaaattaattggaaaaattagtgaaagatttatatattgttttatatattgttttatacTAAAATCTGAGTGAGATAAAATTAGGACTGTAGCCTTTTCACGTCAGgcattcttaattatttattactactaattaatcCCTCTGCTCtaataaatactccacttCATTTgccccattaaaaataaaacgtttttcttttagGATTGTCccttcaaaaataatttttttcctaaaatggcaacaacatcatctctacttttttatctttcttactttattctctcctcattaactcacaaaacaagactgcataaaattttgtgtcaaaaaacaaatatttcatttctaatgggacggagggagtatgaaacaTTTGTTTGTGGCATGCACGAGATTTTATTTAGTGGTGTTTTGTGAGTAAAGAGACactaaagtaagagagaagaaaaaaaagtagaaataatgttgtttatattttaaaaaatatttcatttttcatgagacaacacaaaaaggaaaacgtttcaattttaatggaatatgagtaTATGGTTATGATCAATTGcgaactaattagcaatcagaaattaagaaaaaatcttaaccattagattaagAGATCTAGTGGGTGAAACAATGCCATGcggattatattttaaattaaaaagaaattattaaataaacttaaagagtattaatatcaattcttATATACGGTTGttaaaattaatcacattctctctcatcaaaatcatcttaaatatttaaatttacgtaactctttcgatataaattattttttcgtaaaaaatatatataattaaaggtaatttcatgaagattctaacgagatctcatttgcatatgttccaacaatgatcggatgatgaaattttataatttttatttcaattttcatatatgtCGATAAGCAGATTTCATATCAATAAATGCATCaaataatctcaatataatacatCTACAATATCAGTAaaactatgttgatattttctggtACTTATATTCAGATTCTCATGTCACTATGTTGATACAAAAAATCCGTgaaaattattatgttataaCAGATTAACTATTTTAcccttttattgatattttatctattatttattaaaatactacataaactttaatctcatccactcagtTTAAGATCTAATGGTATAGGATTGGTCTTAGTCGTGGATTCGATCCTATATGCATTTTACCACGACaaagagtatatatttatctttattcattaattatttggatGCTGATGACTTGTTGATACATATACCTATTTATTGGCATTGAATTGAGGAGTGGCTCTGTAAAGAAATGGCCCCATATTTAATAAGTCCATGATAGGTACTCAGCCGGATCCACGAGCTAAGAACCTGAATCTATCAGCAAACAATGATTGCAACGCACAAAAACAAGAGCAATAGGGATTTTGATAATCTTTATTGATTGGAATAGAAACGAGAAAGCAATACACTAAAAAAAggaatgaaaaatgagatacAATAACGAACTTTGCCTCCGATTAGCGATCCTGGGACATGACACTCACGCAAATCGACGCCCTTCCAGATTGTGGCCACCTCCCTTTTATCTAGCCATCCGCCAACTCACCGTTATGTTATCCTCCACTCCACATGCCCCCACACGCCAATTCTAGAAGTAGCACACATGCTTTAATCAACATATTCCTACTAGCATGACTAGGTCTAGGTGCATGCCTCACCACCTGCGTTGCATACATACGTCAGCTCCCACGCCATGCATGCAACAATACCCCCACTTAAGGTTCCTTGAGCACAAGGAACCAAGGGATCCTTTCCTTGATCACATCGGCAAACTCCCATAATGCGTCCACTGGAGATCTACCCGACCAATGGATCAGCCATTGCGTCGCGGCTTCATTACGTCGCTTCACCATTTTTCTCTCCAAGATAGCTTGAGGTACATCATCTGTAATGTGTGAAACAGGAGGTAAATCGGGTACATGGCAATCAGGCCGGGGTGCAGACTTCAAGAGGGAAACGTGAAACACGTTGTGTATGGTTGAAGACCGAAGTAGATTGAGCATATAAGCCACCACACCAATCTTGCCCATGATCTGATACAGCTTGAAGAATTTGGGCTCAAATTTGTGGTGCTTCCCGCGAATCAACGATTGCCTATAGTCCTGCAGTTTAAGTCATAACCAATCACCTATAGCATATTCTCTGTCGATCATATGGAGCTTGGCTTGCTTCCTCATACGATCTGCTGCCTTTTGTAAATTTCTCTTGAGCAGCTAGATCATTTCTTCACGGTCAAGGAGCGTGATATCGGCCGCTTCAACCTTGGAATCCTCCGGTAAGTTGGGAACATGCAACGAGAGAGAATACCCATACAATGCTTCGAACGGTGTCATTTTTATACTCGAATGGTCAGGTTGTATTATACCATTGCTCTGCCAAGCCTAACCAATGAGCCCAAGTACTCAATTTTTCACCCACCGAGCAACGCAAGTAGCATTGAAGACACCTATTCACCAGTCCAGAGCCTTTGTCCTAGCAGCAAGGAGCTTAGACATTATTGTATGAGCTACCGAGTTTGAGCCCTCTTGACAtcagttgtaatttcctcttttctataggagtttatttgtaatttcctccaCCATATAggagtttatttatttacttatttatttttttaaaaagacgCCTATTCACCACTTCGGATTGACCATCGGTCTTAGGGTGATACGCCGTTGAGTATAATAGCTCAACGcctaaaaaagtaaaaagatcCCTTCAGAAGGCTCCCATAAAAACAGAGCCTCAATCGCTAACAATTCGTGACGACAAGCCATGAAGTTTAAACACTGAACTGAGAAAAGCCCCTGCTACCATTTTGGCTGTAAATGGATGGGATAGTGCCATAAAGTGAGCAAATTGATGGGGTTGGCGGCGGaagcacaaataaatcagagaACTAGATCTATTTAGCATATTATTTAGCCAAATTCCATTCGcacaattatcacatgtatcatgctcataacttgaattaaaacatgcttttgattaattgaaacctaaaacatacTTTTCTACGGAACAGAAGTTGTATCTTTTTGATTCTCCAATGAATCGCGGATGGCTTGCTACTTCTCAACGTGTCGATCTTCAATACTCGACCACAGATCTTCGGACTGGTTCCCAAACCGTATtccgatatcagtgtgggctgatctcaccagaacattaggactcgaataaagaagacagaaattctCACGGAGAAGAGCTGAAAAAATGGTCCACTCTTAATGCAAGGGgtaacaaaaattcaaataaaatattatgtgtatCTGTCTCttctttattctcctatttatatttagttCATATTCGGTctagacagggatctatggaaggttttgttagagtttgtatactagaaatcacgtttcgagtgattgaatactgtaaaactcttattttattttccaatgaataaaacagattatttttgtcataatgttgttatgttttacatttaatggatgttaatgcatgtttaaatgtataagttaacttaacaaagtctaagtctttgttttagtagaccggttgtgggcgtcgtccactttaaggtaatacggtcagttctaaacaaagaaaaatatgaatttcacaacctagatggaattagactacccatcgagaaaggttgcaatgtcagtccgtatatttctaagccttactgaaataagatgacattggtgtggtatagcactgaacggatctaacagcaagacttgccttgggctatctactgaaaggcgaggtcttgataaatatttatttcttaatcaatgtaggttagcatttaaagcatgattaattcaagttatgagcatgatacatgtgataattacgcgaatagattttgtctaaataatctgctaaatagatctgattattatgtgattcattTACATGCTCTTCCGCTGCGTGCACCAacaggttttggatatggccTCCCCAACTTagcttttactaattaaattgaacccacaattttatacaagcttatattggaatattatttgcaGCCATTCCagaaataatattgcactgcccatccaaatccgaaattacaagtaatccgggtttccatttttaattaaatgtttatttCCCGAACTTAAGATacaaatgtccattaattaattattgtctgctatggacgaaaattaattaacttcttattaatttcaagAGTGGACTAAAACTCCAACTaactaggttccgaataacaaaaccttgtttcacgctcctcttgaggaaaTTACCAAACGAGACTCCCCTCGCGTGCATTCctacataatagcaatcctagcaccgctagatattaatcaccaccaCCCAATATAAAGGATTACGAAAACctgcaccatttgataagtcaaagtagtgcacaATCAATAtt is drawn from Salvia hispanica cultivar TCC Black 2014 chromosome 6, UniMelb_Shisp_WGS_1.0, whole genome shotgun sequence and contains these coding sequences:
- the LOC125194925 gene encoding uncharacterized protein LOC125194925, whose translation is MTPFEALYGYSLSLHVPNLPEDSKDYRQSLIRGKHHKFEPKFFKLYQIMGKIGVVAYMLNLLRSSTIHNVFHVSLLKSAPRPDCHVPDLPPVSHITDDVPQAILERKMVKRRNEAATQWLIHWSGRSPVDALWEFADVIKERIPWFLVLKEP